A segment of the Terriglobia bacterium genome:
AACCCCCGCCGACTCGTCCTGCTGCTGGAGGTACACCCAGCCGCCGAGAATGATCGCCAATACGGCCACCACCGCCACCGCGCCATAGACCAGCTTGGTGCGATGTGCGACCGCCCAGGAATACGTTTCCTTGGCGCCGGTCCTGAATTGATCTTCTTTGAGCTGATGTCTTGTGTAACTGCGCACGTTTGTTGGGTCCTTAACCGTTTAGGAGGGCTGCCGCACTGAGAAGTCCGGCAGACGGCCTGGAATTTCTGAGTCTAGCAGGGCCAATTCGGCAGCGTCAAACTTGAGGCGCTTAGGCGGCGTGAGCGCAGCGGGAGCCGCCTGCCGAAATCCCGAGGCGAAGCCGAGGGATCTCGCCGCTGGTGCTAATCTCTGTCGTTCCGCAACCCCCGTGTACAATCCCGTCTGCCTGAACCGCAAATCGAAATCCCTGTGACAACGCAACCGCGCATCGTGGTGATCGGCGCCGGGGCCTTTGGTGGCTGGACCGCCCTGCACCTGCTGCGCCGTGGCGCTCGAGTCACCCTGGTAGATGCCTGGGGCCCCGGCAACGCGCGAGCCAGTTCGGGCGGCGAGACGCGCATCATCCGCGCCAGCTACGGTCCCGACCGCATCTACGTGCATCTGGTCGCGCGCTCGCTCCAGCTTTGGCGCGAAAACGAGCAGCGCTGGCAGCGCAAGCTCTACCATCGTATTGGCTGCTTGCGCATGGTCGGCAGCGACGATCCCTACGAAAACGCAACCGTGCCCACCCTGCGTGAAGCGGGCGTGGCGTTCGATACGCTGCCACACGCCGAGCTGGTCCGGCGATTCCCGCAGATCAATTTCGAGGGCGTCGGGTGGGCGGTTCTCGAATCCGACGCCGGGTATTTGAAGGCCCGCCGCGCCTGCGAAGCTGTGCTCGAGGGCTTTCAGGCCGAGGGCGGAGAATTCCGCGCGCTGAGCGCCCAACCCGGCCGCATTGCCTCGGGCCACATGGCCGGCATCCGGCTCTCCGATGGAACTGCGCTCGAGGCTGACCAGTACGTCTTCGCTTGCGGACCGTGGCTGGGCGATCTGTTTCCCGATGTGATCGGCGATCGCATCAAGCCGACGCGCCAGGAAGTCTTCTTCTTTGGCACCCCGGCCGGCGATGGCCGGTTTACCGACGACAGCCTGCCGGTATTCATTGATCGCAGCGGCCCTCACTTCTACGGCATCCCCAGCAACCAGTGGCGCGGGCTAAAGCT
Coding sequences within it:
- a CDS encoding FAD-dependent oxidoreductase; protein product: MTTQPRIVVIGAGAFGGWTALHLLRRGARVTLVDAWGPGNARASSGGETRIIRASYGPDRIYVHLVARSLQLWRENEQRWQRKLYHRIGCLRMVGSDDPYENATVPTLREAGVAFDTLPHAELVRRFPQINFEGVGWAVLESDAGYLKARRACEAVLEGFQAEGGEFRALSAQPGRIASGHMAGIRLSDGTALEADQYVFACGPWLGDLFPDVIGDRIKPTRQEVFFFGTPAGDGRFTDDSLPVFIDRSGPHFYGIPSNQWRGLKLADDDRGPVFDPTAGDRTPTNQAIEAARRYLEFRFPGMKGAPLVEARVCQYENSRDGHFIVDRHPDAPTVWLVGGGSGHGFKHGPAIGEMVAGLVLDDKPPEPFFSLARRGM